A region from the Pelobates fuscus isolate aPelFus1 chromosome 3, aPelFus1.pri, whole genome shotgun sequence genome encodes:
- the RASSF9 gene encoding ras association domain-containing protein 9 isoform X1 has protein sequence MPLQTSLRRSSTEVMEHEERQIVVWTGQEEKIVCGLTKRTTSADVVQALLDNHKATASNSSFILGDKHREYCIVEKWRGFERILPPYTKIWKLWKAWGKEKVNLTFVLVKADTFLGIPIWRMSEAKVIPSSEKNNLDYCSTHYVKSLPFDKQKRIVKKAFRKLAKIKKEIDFTDANNAETLIHIIVSQDNTIKQQIWRMHEIDKEIEASEAHPHLRKVEDSGMNDVHNCDLKTFDSSTTNCSPKKVFPLEKKTKQKKLELDEQLIYHQKLIDRLSAEIEEEISSLCKKQNGDGIIFSKEGRKKLDEFNLESVKDELEDSLQVGLKLHTMFNSVQKDIKYNDSLLLSKQKEYKHLEEDLKSLSITVETSPLHFTPYLAERDHMVHSSKAKNDFTMKLSSLKTHDTDSDTGISSTHSQD, from the coding sequence GTCATCAACTGAAGTTATGGAGCATGAAGAAAGACAAATTGTGGTTTGGACTGGTCAAGAGGAAAAAATTGTTTGTGGACTGACAAAGCGTACAACCTCTGCTGATGTAGTACAGGCTCTTCTTGACAATCATAAAGCTACAGCATCGAATAGCTCTTTTATTTTGGGTGACAAGCACAGAGAATACTGTATTGTTGAGAAATGGAGAGGGTTTGAGCGTATTTTGCCTCCATATACAAAAATATGGAAGCTTTGGAAAGCATGGGGAAAAGAAAAGGTAAACCTAACATTTGTTCTTGTGAAAGCAGATACCTTTCTTGGAATTCCAATTTGGAGAATGTCTGAAGCCAAAGTAATCCCATCCtcagaaaaaaataatcttgaCTATTGTTCTACCCATTATGTCAAATCCTTACCATttgataaacaaaaaagaattgtGAAAAAGGCATTTAGAAAATTAGCCAAAATCAAAAAGGAgattgattttacagatgcaaatAATGCGGAGACACTTATTCACATAATTGTTTCTCAAGACAACACTATTAAACAGCAAATATGGAGAATGCATGAAATAGATAAAGAAATCGAGGCATCTGAAGCTCATCCACATTTAAGAAAGGTAGAGGACAGTGGTATGAATGATGTCCACAATTGTGACTTAAAAACATTTGATTCTAGTACTACAAATTGTAGTCCCAAAAAAGTGTTTCCCCTGgagaagaaaacaaaacagaaaaaactaGAGCTAGACGAACAATTAATATACCATCAAAAGCTTATTGACAGACTCTCTGCTGAAATTGAAGAAGAGATATCATCTCTATGCAAGAAACAAAACGGTGATGGAATTATTTTCTCTAAAGAGGGTAGGAAGAAATTGGATGAATTTAACTTGGAAAGTGTGAAAGATGAACTCGAAGATAGTTTGCAAGTTGGTTTAAAATTACATACCATGTTTAACAGTGTTCAGAAAGATATTAAATATAATGACTCTTTGCTTCTCAGCAAACAGAAGGAGTACAAGCACTTAGAAGAAGACTTGAAATCATTATCTATCACGGTTGAAACCAGTCCTTTACATTTTACACCTTACCTAGCAGAAAGAGATCACATGGTTCATAGCAGTAAGGCAAAAAATGATTTTACCATGAAATTGTCAAGTTTGAAAACACATGATACTGACTCAGACACCGGCATAAGTtccactcatagccaagattga
- the RASSF9 gene encoding ras association domain-containing protein 9 isoform X2, which yields MEHEERQIVVWTGQEEKIVCGLTKRTTSADVVQALLDNHKATASNSSFILGDKHREYCIVEKWRGFERILPPYTKIWKLWKAWGKEKVNLTFVLVKADTFLGIPIWRMSEAKVIPSSEKNNLDYCSTHYVKSLPFDKQKRIVKKAFRKLAKIKKEIDFTDANNAETLIHIIVSQDNTIKQQIWRMHEIDKEIEASEAHPHLRKVEDSGMNDVHNCDLKTFDSSTTNCSPKKVFPLEKKTKQKKLELDEQLIYHQKLIDRLSAEIEEEISSLCKKQNGDGIIFSKEGRKKLDEFNLESVKDELEDSLQVGLKLHTMFNSVQKDIKYNDSLLLSKQKEYKHLEEDLKSLSITVETSPLHFTPYLAERDHMVHSSKAKNDFTMKLSSLKTHDTDSDTGISSTHSQD from the coding sequence ATGGAGCATGAAGAAAGACAAATTGTGGTTTGGACTGGTCAAGAGGAAAAAATTGTTTGTGGACTGACAAAGCGTACAACCTCTGCTGATGTAGTACAGGCTCTTCTTGACAATCATAAAGCTACAGCATCGAATAGCTCTTTTATTTTGGGTGACAAGCACAGAGAATACTGTATTGTTGAGAAATGGAGAGGGTTTGAGCGTATTTTGCCTCCATATACAAAAATATGGAAGCTTTGGAAAGCATGGGGAAAAGAAAAGGTAAACCTAACATTTGTTCTTGTGAAAGCAGATACCTTTCTTGGAATTCCAATTTGGAGAATGTCTGAAGCCAAAGTAATCCCATCCtcagaaaaaaataatcttgaCTATTGTTCTACCCATTATGTCAAATCCTTACCATttgataaacaaaaaagaattgtGAAAAAGGCATTTAGAAAATTAGCCAAAATCAAAAAGGAgattgattttacagatgcaaatAATGCGGAGACACTTATTCACATAATTGTTTCTCAAGACAACACTATTAAACAGCAAATATGGAGAATGCATGAAATAGATAAAGAAATCGAGGCATCTGAAGCTCATCCACATTTAAGAAAGGTAGAGGACAGTGGTATGAATGATGTCCACAATTGTGACTTAAAAACATTTGATTCTAGTACTACAAATTGTAGTCCCAAAAAAGTGTTTCCCCTGgagaagaaaacaaaacagaaaaaactaGAGCTAGACGAACAATTAATATACCATCAAAAGCTTATTGACAGACTCTCTGCTGAAATTGAAGAAGAGATATCATCTCTATGCAAGAAACAAAACGGTGATGGAATTATTTTCTCTAAAGAGGGTAGGAAGAAATTGGATGAATTTAACTTGGAAAGTGTGAAAGATGAACTCGAAGATAGTTTGCAAGTTGGTTTAAAATTACATACCATGTTTAACAGTGTTCAGAAAGATATTAAATATAATGACTCTTTGCTTCTCAGCAAACAGAAGGAGTACAAGCACTTAGAAGAAGACTTGAAATCATTATCTATCACGGTTGAAACCAGTCCTTTACATTTTACACCTTACCTAGCAGAAAGAGATCACATGGTTCATAGCAGTAAGGCAAAAAATGATTTTACCATGAAATTGTCAAGTTTGAAAACACATGATACTGACTCAGACACCGGCATAAGTtccactcatagccaagattga